Sequence from the Bremerella volcania genome:
ACGATGTCGGTCATGTCTTCGACAACGCCAGGAATGCTGGTGAATTCGTGCTGGGCACCACGGACTTTGATCTGCGTGACAGCCGCACCCTCGAGGCTCGAGAGCAGGATGCGTCGCATGCTGTTGCCAATGGTGGCACCGAAACCGCGTTCAAACGGTTCGGCAATGAACTTGCCGTAATTGGAGGTGAGGGTTTCGGCTTCGCAAGTGACCGCACTCGGCAATTCCAACCCACGCCATCGAATATGCATAGTTCGCTCCGTTTTGTGCTGCTATGTGTGTCTTATGACCGCCTGAAAACGTTGCCAGGAAAGAACCGTCGTGGTATTAGACGCGACGCTTCTTCGGGGGGCGGCAACCGTTGTGCGGAATAGGAGTGCAATCTTCGATCGACTTGACGGTCAGACCGGCCGCTGCCAAGGCGGTGATGGCGCTTTCGCGGCCACTGCCTGGTCCGTTGACCTTCACGTCTACTTCCTTCAAACCAAACTTCAACGCCTTTTCAGCGGCTTGCTGAGCTGCACACTGACCGGCAAACGGCGTGCTCTTACGGCTCCCCTTGAAGCCACAAGTTCCGGCGCTGGCCCAGCACAACGTGTCACCCTTGCTGTCGGTGATGGTCACCTGGGTGTTGTTGAAGGTTGCCTTGATATGGACAGTCCCTTGCTGGACGTTACGTCGTGTTTTTCGCTTTGCGACCTTGGCCACTTAACTATCTCCCACCACAACGGGCGTAGCGTTTCAAGCTGAATGATGA
This genomic interval carries:
- the rpsK gene encoding 30S ribosomal protein S11, translating into MAKVAKRKTRRNVQQGTVHIKATFNNTQVTITDSKGDTLCWASAGTCGFKGSRKSTPFAGQCAAQQAAEKALKFGLKEVDVKVNGPGSGRESAITALAAAGLTVKSIEDCTPIPHNGCRPPKKRRV